Proteins encoded in a region of the Prunus persica cultivar Lovell chromosome G4, Prunus_persica_NCBIv2, whole genome shotgun sequence genome:
- the LOC18779469 gene encoding probable leucine-rich repeat receptor-like protein kinase At5g49770, with product MFSIRISFLHKFLCTTTMASQVMGGTRAAHVFSMLVLISFFVIAAEGAIEEYAPMKILMDEWDIRPPSWVGSDPCVGGWEGIECTNSRITSIALADMGLTGRLPSDIELLSELEILNLSFNKGLKGLLPASIGKLTKLVHLNLVGCSFFGRIPDTIGSLKQLSYLSLKNNSFNGLIPPSIGNLTKLFFLDLSDNKLVGSFPVSNRTAPGLDQLENARHFHFQNNQLSGKIPPQLFSSQMKLIHVIFDRNNLTGSIPSTLGLVQSLQAVRLDRNSLNGSVPSNLKNLSKIAELHLSNNQLTGPVPNLTNLNSLSYVDMSNNTFDVSDVPSWFSTLLNLTTLMMENTRLQGEVPQALFSNYNLETLVLRNNKINGLLDLETISSNHLQLIDMEKNFITDLKPTAGGSNYTLILVDNPICEGTNMANNYCIVSPSNSSNLIPPSNCASVACSLGQVSSPNCTCAYPYTGTLVFIFVSFSNLGDFGYYKTLQESLVSTFQSYNLPVESVALGYPTFGSSYHLELFIQVFPSGQDRFNQTGASAIASVISNQTLLRPRFFGPYSAVFPYGNSGGGGSKKGLIIGAAVGGSVLLLLLALVGVYALQQKRRADEQWSRSIPLSGISNSSASAPRLKGAISFSFEELQKYTNGFSEANDVGAGGYGKVYRGILPTGQMVAIKRAKRDSMQGGPEFTAEVELLSRVHHKNLVSLLGFCLEQGEQILVYEYVPNGDLLDSLSGKSGIRLDWLRRLKIILGAARGLAYLHEHANPPIIHRDIKSNNILLDKDLTAKVADFGLSKSMADSGTDHVTTQVKGTMGYLDPEYYMTQQLTEKSDVYSFGVVMLELITARRPIEQGKFIVRVVQMAMDKTKDLYNLREVLDPHIGLGTELKGLEIFVDLAMSCVEESQDKRPRMGEVVKVIENITQLAALNNSTSNSASYEDGSSDDLLPSVQRSRP from the exons ATGTTTTCCATCCGAATTAGTTTTCTCCATAAATTTTTATGCACAACAACAATGGCAAGTCAAGTAATGGGTGGAACTCGAGCCGCTCATGTGTTTTCGATGCTTGTGTTAATCTCATTCTTTGTTATTGCAGCAGAGGGAGCCATTGAGGAGT ATGCCCCTATGAAGATTCTCATGGATGAATGGGACATAAGACCTCCCAGTTGGGTGGGTTCAGATCCTTGTGTTGGTGGCTGGGAAGGTATTGAATGCACCAATTCACGTATAACCTCCAT AGCATTGGCAGATATGGGTTTGACAGGTCGGCTTCCAAGCGATATCGAGCTGTTATCTGAGTTAGAGATTCT GAATCTGTCTTTCAACAAGGGCCTGAAAGGACTACTTCCGGCATCAATTGGAAAATTGACGAAACTAGTACACTt AAACCTAGTTGGTTGCAGTTTCTTTGGCCGTATCCCAGACACAATAGGATCTCTAAAGCAGCTGTCTTATCT ATCTTTGAAGAACAATAGTTTCAATGGGCTGATTCCGCCTTCCATTGGTAATCTGACCAAACTTTTCTTTCTGGATCTTTCTGACAACAAACTTGTGGGATCCTTCCCAGTCTCTAACAGGACTGCACCTGGTCTTGATCAGTTAGAGAACGCGAGGCACTT tcattttcaaaataatcagCTCTCAGGCAAAATTCCACCTCAACTTTTCAGCTCACAGATGAAGCTGATACATGT GATTTTTGACAGAAATAATCTAACTGGCAGCATTCCTTCCACACTTGGACTTGTGCAGTCTCTGCAGGCAGT ACGCCTTGATAGGAATTCTTTAAATGGGTCCGTACCTTCAAACCTCAAAAATCTTTCTAAAATCGCTGAACT GCACTTGTCCAACAATCAGCTGACTGGCCCCGTGCCCAACCTTACTAACCTGAATAGCCTAAGCTATGT GGACATGAGCAACAATACTTTTGATGTATCAGATGTTCCTAGTTGGTTTTCGACATTGCTGAATTTGACGACATT AATGATGGAAAACACGCGACTTCAGGGAGAAGTTCCTCAAGCTCTATTCAGCAATTACAATTTGGAGACACT GGTACTGAGGAACAACAAGATCAATGGTTTATTGGATCTCGAAACCATTTCTAGCAACCATTTGCAACTGATTGATATGGAAAAGAACTTCATTACTGACCTTAAACCAACTGCTGGAGGATCCAACTATACATTAAT ACTCGTTGATAATCCGATTTGTGAGGGAACAAACATGGCAAATAACTACTGCATTGTGTCTCcatcaaattcctcaaattTGATACCACCAAGTAACTGTGCCTCTGTTGCCTGTAGTCTGGGCCAGGTTTCTTCCCCCAACTGTACATGTGCATATCCTTACACAGGAACTCTAGTCttcatatttgtttctttctccaaTTTGGGAGACTTTGGTTACTACAAAACTCTTCAAGAATCGCTCGTAAGCACCTTTCAGTCCTATAACCTTCCTGTGGAATCAGTTGCTCTGGGTTATCCTACCTTTGGTTCATCTTATCACCTTGAACTGTTCATACAAGTCTTCCCATCTGGTCAAGATCGCTTCAATCAAACAGGAGCGTCAGCGATTGCTTCTGTGATTAGCAACCAGACTCTTTTGCGTCCTAGATTTTTTGGACCCTACTCTGCTGTTTTTCCTTATGGCAACTCAGGAGGAGGAG GATCAAAAAAAGGCTTGATAATTGGTGCAGCAGTTGGTGGTTCTGTGCTTCTGTTATTATTAGCCCTTGTAGGGGTTTATGCTCTCCAACAAAAGAGAAGAGCAGATGAGCAATGGAGCAGATCAATCCCTTTG TCTGGGATTTCAAATAGCAGTGCCAGTGCTCCTCGGCTAAAAGGAGCAATATCGTTCTCTTTTGAAGAACTTCAGAAATACACCAATGGTTTTTCAGAAGCCAATGATGTTGGAGCTGGTGGTTATGGAAAG GTGTATCGGGGAATTCTTCCAACAGGCCAAATGGTTGCCATTAAAAGAGCTAAAAGGGATTCTATGCAGGGAGGGCCTGAATTCACAGCTGAGGTTGAGCTTCTATCAAGAGTACATCATAAGAATCTTGTCAGCCTTCTTGGTTTCTGTTTGGAGCAAGGGGAACAAATCTTGGTATATGAGTACGTTCCAAATGGTGATTTGTTGGATAGTCTTTCAG GGAAGTCAGGAATCAGGCTGGACTGGTTGAGGAGACTTAAAATAATTCTTGGTGCAGCAAGAGGTCTGGCCTATCTCCATGAACATGCAAACCCTCCGATTATACACCGAGACATTAAATCAAACAACATACTACTTGATAAAGATTTAACTGCAAAAGTTGCTGACTTTGGCCTCTCCAAGTCTATGGCTGATAGTGGAACTGATCATGTGACTACTCAAGTTAAAGGAACAATG GGCTACTTGGATCCTGAATATTACATGACTCAACAGTTGACGGAAAAGAGTGATGTTTATAGCTTCGGCGTGGTAATGTTGGAGCTGATAACTGCTAGAAGGCCAATAGAGCAAGGGAAGTTTATAGTGAGAGTGGTACAGATGGCAATGGATAAGACAAAAGATCTGTACAACCTTCGTGAAGTTCTTGACCCACATATTGGTTTGGGAACAGAGCTAAAAGGTTTAgaaatttttgttgatttggCAATGTCGTGCGTGGAAGAATCACAGGATAAAAGGCCTAGAATGGGGGAAGTGGTGAAAGTGATTGAGAACATAACACAGCTTGCTGCTTTGAACAACTCAACATCCAATTCAGCAAGTTATGAGGATGGGAGTAGTGATGATTTGCTACCATCTGTACAGCGGTCACGTCCTTGA